AATTCGCATTTTatcttttgcatttttattattttcgatttttcggttttctttttttttcttttttgtattaatttttaaataaccTGCAGCgtattttttttggccagtGCACGGGGTCATCTGCACCTACTAAATTTGGCGTAATTTTCGATGTCCGTACATTCGCTAGCACTGATATCAGTAAATTTTCTGCCAGGTTTTTGGCGTGGTTTACCACTTGGCCAACCAACGAAAATTAATGCAGTCAGgttaattttgatttaagtGGCCTTAGATCGGCAAGCCTATCAGGAAgtggtgttttttgtttcagAACCGCGATCTCCGGAAAATAAATGCGTTGTCATGCTTATATGGTCAAATAATCTTTAAATtacataataaaaaagaaatgtgtTCTATAACCAGTAAAAATCCATCCTAAGAAATCATTTCCTGTAAGATATAAATGAACATTTATAAGCATTTATAATCATGTAATCATAAATGGCGTTCCAGGGAATTTATTGCAAACTTATAATGGTTTAAAGTAACCTTTACTTGCATTAGATATAAGACAAGGTGTATCTGCTTAAAAGGCCAAAATCCCATAATGTAAGAAAAATCTCTATCGAGTTGGCAAGAAAGTCGAGGCGAATTTGCATATAGTGGAAAATGGTGCAATGGATTAGAGTGGTCTCGAAACTACACACTTGAGTGCTGGGTAAACCGGCTCCTCCGGGCAAACTGCATTTGGGCCAGTGAGCCGAGCACTTGCTCATCCGTTAGCTAACGAGACCATTCCAAACACGATAACGATCAGGAAAAGTGCACATATCAAGCTGGAAACTATGAGCTTATACCCATAGACATATAGACAAGACCCCCAACCCTCCGTAGGGTCTTCACTTGCAATTGCATTCCCTATAATCAGCCGGCTATCACTTCAGCTGCGATAAGCGTGCTGGCAAGGGTTAACTGTCATTAGATTATGAACGACTCAAAATCGAGTTGAGATTggatcaaaaacaaaataaattcagcTTTAATTACAAGGTGGCCGAGACTCGGGTCTTAGCTGCTCATCTCCTCCACCGAGTCCATTGTCCTGTACTGTTCCCTCTGCAGACGATTGCCATAGGTGCGCGACACCAGATTCCAGGCGTCCATGAAGCGATCCATGCACTGCGAAATGCATCGCTGCTCGCTGGTGTCCAGTGATTTGCCCGGCTTCTGGATGCACTTCTTGAAGCACTTCTCCGTCATCTTCGAGAGCATCTCCTGGGCGTTGGCCAATGCGATCTGCTGTTTCACCTGGCTCATCAGCTCACCCTTCTCCATGTTGGCAGCCGCCATTCCGGTACTTGCTggttaaacaatttaaatttataatctCCTAAAATCTGAACGCTTTAAGCTTGTTTAGTCCAAATAGGGAAAACTCGGACAGAAGGTACACAGCTTACTGTTTGTCCTAATACActagaaaatatttatcatcTTGCTCAACTAAAATATCGCTTTTGCGATCATTTATattcgtttttatttgtaaatggGAATAGCAGAATGAGCAGACTTAGATGATTAGAAACCCGTTTTAAAATCAAACTTCATTGGGTTTATGAATTTGTAATGCTCATATATTTGTGCCAAAAGTGATTACCGCcagcaaaaatgtttacttcTCAACACTTACAGAAATTACAGAATTTTACGtaacaattataattttatggAAACATTAGATACGTCTTTGATAGTTTTGAATCAGTATCGAAGTACTATTTTCAATACTCAGGCAGATGTAGCtcttaaatgtttttttttttctataaaaatataatctGTTGTTTGCGGCATGTGCTCTTATTATGTATTTTACAATATTCGTTTAATTTGTTAAGACATTTTTAGTTCTTGTTCT
This portion of the Drosophila santomea strain STO CAGO 1482 chromosome 3L, Prin_Dsan_1.1, whole genome shotgun sequence genome encodes:
- the LOC120448726 gene encoding mitochondrial import inner membrane translocase subunit Tim13; its protein translation is MAAANMEKGELMSQVKQQIALANAQEMLSKMTEKCFKKCIQKPGKSLDTSEQRCISQCMDRFMDAWNLVSRTYGNRLQREQYRTMDSVEEMSS